One genomic region from Streptomyces sp. NBC_01304 encodes:
- a CDS encoding alpha/beta hydrolase family protein — MNDEPLPELALVRSTGGATFVVRALRSAEPGRPVAVILPAMGTPARFYLPLARALHGEGLSVVTVDLRGQGESRPRAARGVRFGYREMLEDDLPAVLDAVRAELPGAPVALVGHSLGGQFGLLHAATAKVPVDAVALVASGSVWWRAYGVRGLGTLVFSQLAAGLATALGHWPGRRLGFGGQQPAGVMRDWARQARTGRYAPTGSPVDYEGALRDLALPVLVVGVDHDSLAPVGAREHLAGKVPRAAVDRWQYTRDSAEGKAVDHFRWVRHHAGLAPYLAAWLLKAADARGPQADGREEPPAA, encoded by the coding sequence ATGAACGACGAGCCGTTGCCGGAGCTTGCCCTGGTGCGGTCCACGGGCGGGGCGACTTTCGTCGTGCGCGCCCTGCGGTCCGCCGAGCCCGGCCGGCCGGTGGCGGTGATCCTGCCCGCGATGGGCACGCCGGCCCGCTTCTATCTGCCGCTCGCCCGCGCCCTGCACGGGGAGGGGCTCTCGGTGGTGACCGTGGATCTGCGCGGGCAGGGCGAGAGCAGGCCGCGTGCCGCGCGCGGGGTGCGGTTCGGCTACCGGGAGATGCTGGAGGACGATCTGCCGGCGGTGCTCGACGCGGTACGCGCCGAACTGCCGGGTGCCCCCGTGGCGTTGGTCGGTCACAGCCTGGGCGGCCAGTTCGGCCTGCTGCACGCGGCGACCGCGAAGGTCCCGGTCGATGCGGTGGCGCTGGTCGCGTCCGGGTCCGTGTGGTGGCGGGCGTACGGCGTGCGCGGGCTCGGCACGCTGGTGTTCAGCCAGCTGGCCGCGGGGCTGGCCACGGCGCTCGGGCACTGGCCGGGGCGGCGCCTCGGGTTCGGCGGGCAGCAGCCGGCCGGTGTGATGCGGGACTGGGCCCGGCAGGCGCGCACGGGGCGGTACGCGCCGACGGGCAGCCCGGTCGACTACGAGGGAGCCCTGCGAGACCTCGCGCTGCCGGTGCTCGTGGTCGGCGTCGACCACGACTCACTCGCCCCGGTCGGCGCCCGGGAGCACTTGGCCGGGAAGGTGCCGCGGGCAGCGGTGGACCGTTGGCAGTACACGCGCGACTCGGCCGAGGGGAAGGCCGTCGACCACTTCCGCTGGGTACGGCATCACGCGGGTCTCGCCCCGTACTTGGCCGCGTGGCTCCTGAAGGCGGCTGATGCGCGGGGGCCCCAGGCGGACGGCCGCGAGGAGCCGCCGGCCGCCTGA
- a CDS encoding SRPBCC family protein — MAQVEATTERIIAAEPDDVFDALADYSGTRAKLLPAHFSEYEVREGGDGKGTLVHWKLQATSKRIRDCLLEVDEPTDGQLVEKDRNSSMVTTWTVTPAGEGRSRAVVTTVWNGAGGIGGFFEKTFAPKGLARIYDELLAKLAAEVEK, encoded by the coding sequence ATGGCGCAGGTAGAGGCCACCACGGAGCGGATCATCGCGGCCGAGCCCGACGACGTGTTCGACGCCCTCGCCGACTACAGCGGCACCCGCGCCAAGCTGCTGCCCGCGCACTTCAGCGAGTACGAGGTGCGTGAGGGCGGCGACGGCAAGGGCACCCTCGTCCACTGGAAGCTCCAGGCCACCAGCAAGCGCATCCGCGACTGCCTGCTCGAGGTGGACGAGCCGACCGACGGGCAGCTCGTCGAGAAGGACCGCAACTCCTCGATGGTCACCACCTGGACCGTCACCCCGGCGGGTGAAGGCCGGTCCCGCGCCGTGGTCACGACCGTGTGGAACGGCGCGGGCGGCATCGGCGGCTTCTTCGAGAAGACCTTCGCGCCCAAGGGCCTTGCCCGGATCTACGACGAGCTGCTGGCCAAGCTCGCCGCCGAGGTGGAGAAGTAG
- a CDS encoding Rv2578c family radical SAM protein, whose protein sequence is MRWDNLTDTARDDAALFGADAVTTRTFDTPEFRGITFHEIRARSIVNRVPGASRMPFEWTVNPYRGCSHACVYCFARKTHSYLDLDTGLGFDSQIVVKVNAPELLRHQLASRRWHGEHIAMGTNVDCYQRAEGRYRLMPGIIAALRDHANPFSILTKGTLILRDLDLLRQAAAVTEVGISVSVGFTDTALWRTVEPGTPSPERRLDVVRTLTEHGIGCGVLMAPVIPFLGDSPDQLRATVRAIAASGATSVTPLVLHLRPGAREWFMAWLAEHHPYLVRRYERLYAEGAYAPKWYQRRITRHVHELAQEFGIGPWQPGAARQLPPPRAGERPTEQAAATTEPTQLTLL, encoded by the coding sequence ATGCGCTGGGACAACCTGACCGACACCGCGCGGGACGACGCCGCGCTCTTCGGTGCGGACGCGGTGACCACCAGGACCTTCGACACCCCCGAGTTCCGGGGCATCACCTTCCACGAAATACGGGCCCGGTCGATCGTCAACCGCGTGCCCGGCGCCTCCCGCATGCCCTTCGAGTGGACGGTGAATCCGTACCGAGGCTGCTCACACGCGTGTGTCTACTGTTTCGCCCGCAAGACCCACAGCTACCTCGACCTCGACACCGGCCTCGGCTTCGACTCCCAGATCGTGGTGAAGGTCAACGCCCCGGAGCTCCTTCGCCACCAGCTCGCCTCGCGCCGCTGGCACGGCGAGCACATCGCGATGGGCACCAACGTCGACTGCTATCAGCGCGCCGAGGGCCGTTACCGCCTGATGCCGGGCATCATCGCGGCCCTGCGCGACCACGCGAACCCCTTCTCGATCCTGACCAAGGGCACGCTGATCCTGCGCGACCTCGACCTCCTGCGGCAGGCGGCCGCCGTCACCGAGGTCGGCATCTCGGTCTCGGTCGGCTTCACGGACACCGCCCTGTGGCGCACCGTCGAGCCGGGCACCCCCTCCCCCGAGCGCCGCCTGGACGTCGTGCGCACGCTCACCGAGCACGGCATCGGGTGCGGCGTCCTGATGGCCCCGGTCATCCCGTTCCTCGGCGACTCGCCGGACCAACTGCGCGCCACGGTGCGGGCGATCGCCGCTTCGGGCGCCACCTCGGTCACGCCGCTGGTGCTGCATCTGCGGCCAGGCGCGCGCGAGTGGTTCATGGCGTGGCTGGCCGAGCACCACCCGTATCTCGTACGCCGCTACGAGCGGTTGTACGCGGAGGGGGCGTACGCCCCGAAGTGGTACCAGCGCCGGATCACCCGCCATGTGCACGAGCTGGCCCAGGAGTTCGGCATCGGCCCCTGGCAGCCGGGGGCGGCCCGGCAGCTGCCGCCACCGCGCGCGGGCGAGCGGCCGACCGAGCAGGCGGCGGCCACCACCGAACCCACCCAGCTCACCCTGCTCTGA
- a CDS encoding alpha/beta hydrolase, protein MKRSAVALAGAFALAGGLLTAAPSAAGSDTQAARTSLKWADCSTKDYPTLQCSSLKVPLDHRHPDGKKITLALSRVKHTAKTYQGPLLVNPGGPGASGLTLAGFVAGSLPKKVAAQYDVIGFDPRGVGKSQPALNCRPGHFAPVRPDSVPSTGKIEKANLDRVKAFAAACGKKYGGLLKYIDTVSAVRDMDAIRKALGAKQINYFGYSYGTYLGAVYAKLYPERVRRAVLDSIVDPTGVWYEDNLDQDHAFDSRHKAFAAWVAKHDKTYKLGTDPAEVEAKWYAMRAALAKKPAGKKVGASELEDTFVPGGYFNGYWPYLAEAFAAYVNKKDADPLVEAYENFAAVDAAGDNGYSIYAAVQCRDAWWPRDWGQWQHDNWKAHEKAPFMAWNNAWYNAPCAFWPTGSLNPTNVSNHKLPPVLLFQATDDAATPYEGGVTVHRKLRGSSLVVEEGGGNHGITLSGNACLDGYLADYLATGKVPRGDGHGDADAVCATLPDPEPLKAKAASTAAPGSPSVLHGLLGFRS, encoded by the coding sequence ATGAAGAGAAGCGCAGTCGCGCTGGCCGGTGCCTTCGCACTGGCGGGCGGGCTCCTCACGGCGGCCCCGTCCGCGGCCGGCAGCGACACCCAGGCCGCGCGCACCTCGCTGAAGTGGGCCGACTGTTCGACCAAGGACTATCCGACTCTGCAGTGTTCCTCGCTGAAGGTGCCGCTGGACCACAGGCACCCCGACGGCAAGAAGATCACCCTCGCGCTGTCGCGCGTCAAGCACACGGCGAAGACGTACCAGGGTCCGCTGCTCGTCAACCCCGGCGGCCCCGGTGCCAGCGGGCTCACGCTGGCCGGGTTCGTGGCGGGCTCGCTGCCGAAGAAGGTGGCGGCGCAGTACGACGTGATCGGCTTCGACCCGCGCGGCGTCGGCAAGAGCCAGCCCGCGCTCAACTGCAGGCCCGGGCACTTCGCGCCGGTGCGGCCCGACTCGGTGCCGAGCACCGGAAAGATCGAGAAGGCCAACCTGGACCGGGTGAAGGCCTTCGCGGCGGCCTGCGGCAAGAAGTACGGCGGGCTGCTGAAGTACATCGACACGGTCAGCGCGGTCAGGGACATGGACGCCATCCGCAAGGCCCTGGGCGCGAAGCAGATCAACTACTTCGGCTACTCGTACGGGACCTATCTGGGCGCCGTGTACGCGAAGCTCTACCCGGAGCGGGTGCGGCGCGCGGTGCTCGACTCGATCGTCGACCCGACCGGCGTCTGGTACGAGGACAACCTCGACCAGGACCACGCCTTCGACTCCCGGCACAAGGCCTTCGCCGCCTGGGTGGCCAAGCACGACAAGACGTACAAGCTCGGCACCGATCCCGCCGAGGTCGAGGCCAAGTGGTACGCGATGCGCGCGGCCCTCGCCAAGAAGCCCGCGGGCAAGAAGGTCGGCGCGAGCGAGCTCGAGGACACCTTCGTCCCCGGCGGCTACTTCAACGGCTACTGGCCGTACCTGGCCGAGGCGTTCGCGGCGTACGTGAACAAGAAGGACGCCGACCCGCTGGTGGAGGCGTACGAGAACTTCGCGGCCGTCGACGCGGCCGGTGACAACGGCTACTCGATCTACGCGGCGGTCCAGTGCCGCGACGCGTGGTGGCCCCGCGACTGGGGGCAGTGGCAGCACGACAACTGGAAGGCGCACGAGAAGGCGCCCTTCATGGCCTGGAACAACGCCTGGTACAACGCGCCGTGTGCCTTCTGGCCCACGGGCTCGCTGAACCCGACGAACGTCTCCAACCACAAGCTGCCGCCCGTGCTGCTCTTCCAGGCGACCGACGACGCGGCGACTCCGTACGAGGGCGGCGTCACCGTCCACCGCAAGCTACGCGGATCCAGCCTGGTGGTCGAGGAAGGCGGCGGCAACCACGGCATCACACTGAGCGGAAACGCCTGCCTGGACGGGTACTTGGCCGACTATCTGGCCACGGGCAAGGTCCCGCGCGGCGACGGCCACGGGGACGCGGACGCGGTGTGCGCGACCCTGCCGGACCCGGAGCCGCTGAAGGCCAAGGCCGCGAGCACGGCCGCCCCCGGCAGCCCTTCCGTGCTGCACGGGCTGCTGGGCTTCCGGTCGTGA
- a CDS encoding GNAT family N-acetyltransferase — MDVHIREMTEADCDAVAEIRVRGWQAAYRGLIPQAHLDAMSVEEDAARRRELWADRNSTVTNLIAERNGTPVGWAAYGPYRTDGPYPNDPRRTADGELYAIYVHPGEYGGGIGQALMAETLTRATAAGYPTLYLWVLTGNARARRFYEHAGFHADGVEEPFEVDGEPVPEMRYAQVVGDLR; from the coding sequence ATGGACGTGCACATCCGTGAGATGACCGAAGCAGACTGCGACGCCGTGGCCGAGATCCGGGTCCGGGGCTGGCAGGCCGCGTACCGGGGACTGATCCCCCAGGCACACCTCGACGCGATGAGCGTCGAGGAGGACGCGGCCCGCCGCCGCGAACTGTGGGCCGACCGCAACAGCACCGTCACGAACCTGATCGCGGAGCGGAACGGCACCCCTGTCGGCTGGGCCGCATACGGCCCGTACCGCACGGACGGCCCCTACCCGAACGATCCCCGGCGCACCGCCGACGGCGAGTTGTACGCGATCTACGTACACCCCGGCGAGTACGGCGGCGGCATCGGCCAGGCCCTCATGGCCGAGACCCTGACCCGTGCGACGGCCGCCGGATACCCCACGCTCTACCTCTGGGTCCTCACCGGCAACGCCCGCGCCCGCCGCTTCTACGAGCACGCCGGCTTCCACGCGGACGGCGTCGAGGAGCCCTTCGAGGTGGACGGGGAGCCCGTGCCCGAGATGCGGTACGCGCAGGTCGTCGGGGATCTACGCTGA
- a CDS encoding adenylosuccinate lyase, with product MDPESRAVTERLRQEAGATPEFERLRSTQDLDALARVLTEPERPLWAREMAAVRLGNARDARAFETLVLLLNHREPDRCAAAAGALARLGDPRTARAAAALATNELRVAYALHPVRLLTALRAPESAPALITTLERRLAKPHDPYWRVALACVEGLGSLGDPRAAHVLKAACAHPRLMAAAAGALERVRPA from the coding sequence ATGGACCCGGAGTCGCGAGCCGTCACGGAGCGCTTACGCCAAGAGGCAGGCGCCACACCCGAGTTCGAGCGGCTGCGCTCGACCCAGGACCTGGACGCGCTCGCCCGTGTCCTGACCGAGCCCGAACGGCCGCTGTGGGCCAGGGAGATGGCCGCCGTTCGGCTCGGCAACGCCCGCGACGCACGGGCCTTCGAGACCCTCGTGCTGCTGCTCAACCACCGCGAACCCGACCGCTGCGCCGCCGCCGCCGGGGCCCTGGCCCGGCTCGGCGACCCGCGCACGGCACGCGCGGCCGCGGCCCTCGCCACCAATGAACTCCGCGTCGCCTACGCGCTGCACCCGGTGCGGCTGCTCACCGCACTGCGCGCTCCCGAGTCCGCGCCCGCGCTCATCACCACCCTGGAGCGCCGGCTGGCCAAGCCGCACGACCCTTACTGGCGGGTGGCGCTCGCCTGCGTGGAGGGCCTCGGCTCACTCGGCGACCCGCGCGCCGCGCACGTACTGAAGGCGGCCTGCGCCCACCCCCGCCTCATGGCGGCGGCCGCGGGCGCCCTGGAGCGGGTCCGGCCGGCCTGA
- a CDS encoding 3-hydroxyacyl-CoA dehydrogenase family protein: MDRPSLQTVAVIGLGTMGTGIAEVLARAGREVIGIDISATAATQAVAALEASTARAVQRERLTEQERRDALARFRTFSDLQAAADADLVIEVVPESYEIKNQVFRELDTVVRPDAILATGTNALSVTRLAADSSRPERVLGMHFFNPAPAMKLVEIVSSVLTDPQAVEAVTALALDLGKEPVSVGDRPGFVADGLLFGYLNQAAAMYEAKYASREDIDAAMKLGCGLPMGPLALLDMIGIDTARTVLDAMYSASRDRLHAPAPILKQLSEAGLTGRKSGRGFYTYEAPGGATVVRDALTPLADAQLTPGRTVSSVGVAGSGTMASGIAEVFAKAGYAVVLAARSLEKAETAKSRISKSLSRSVDKGRMTAEARAETLERITPAGSYDAFADVDLALEAVAEDLEIKQQLFATFDKVCKPGAVLATTTSSLPVVACARATSRPQDVIGMHFFNPAPAMKLVEVVRTVLTTDDVHATAREVCTKIRKHAVDCGDRAGFIVNALLFPYLNNAIKMVQEHYATLDDIDAAMKLGGGYPMGPFELLDVVGLDVSLAIEKVLHREFRDPGLAPAPLLEHLVAAGCLGRKTGRGFREYARR, encoded by the coding sequence ATGGACCGTCCCTCCCTGCAGACCGTTGCCGTGATCGGCCTCGGCACGATGGGCACCGGAATTGCCGAAGTCCTGGCCCGCGCCGGCCGCGAGGTCATCGGCATCGACATCAGCGCGACCGCGGCCACCCAGGCCGTCGCCGCCCTCGAGGCCTCGACCGCGCGTGCGGTGCAGCGCGAGCGCCTCACCGAGCAGGAGCGGCGCGACGCCCTCGCCCGCTTCCGCACCTTCAGCGATCTGCAGGCGGCGGCCGACGCCGATCTCGTGATCGAGGTCGTGCCGGAGTCGTACGAGATCAAGAACCAGGTCTTCCGTGAGCTGGACACCGTCGTGCGCCCGGACGCCATCCTCGCCACCGGCACCAACGCGCTGTCCGTGACCCGCCTCGCCGCCGACTCCTCGCGCCCCGAGCGCGTGCTCGGGATGCACTTCTTCAACCCGGCCCCGGCGATGAAGCTCGTCGAGATCGTGTCCTCCGTGCTCACCGACCCGCAGGCCGTCGAGGCGGTCACCGCGCTCGCCCTCGACCTGGGCAAGGAGCCGGTCTCGGTCGGCGACCGGCCGGGCTTCGTCGCGGACGGGCTGCTCTTCGGCTACCTCAACCAGGCGGCCGCGATGTACGAGGCCAAGTACGCCTCGCGCGAGGACATCGACGCCGCGATGAAGCTGGGCTGCGGACTCCCGATGGGCCCGCTCGCGCTGCTCGACATGATCGGCATCGACACCGCGCGCACGGTCCTGGACGCGATGTACTCGGCGTCCCGGGACCGCCTGCACGCCCCGGCGCCGATCCTCAAGCAGCTCAGCGAGGCGGGCCTGACCGGGCGCAAGTCGGGGCGCGGCTTCTACACGTACGAGGCGCCGGGCGGCGCGACCGTCGTGCGCGACGCGCTCACCCCGCTGGCCGACGCCCAGCTCACGCCGGGCCGGACGGTCTCCTCGGTGGGCGTCGCGGGCTCCGGCACGATGGCGTCCGGCATCGCGGAGGTCTTCGCCAAGGCGGGCTACGCGGTCGTCCTCGCGGCCCGCAGCCTGGAGAAGGCCGAGACCGCCAAGTCCCGTATTTCCAAGTCCCTTTCGCGCTCTGTCGACAAGGGCCGGATGACCGCCGAGGCCCGCGCGGAGACCCTGGAGCGCATCACGCCGGCCGGTTCCTACGACGCCTTCGCCGACGTCGACCTGGCGCTCGAGGCGGTCGCCGAGGACCTGGAGATCAAGCAGCAGCTGTTCGCCACCTTCGACAAGGTGTGCAAGCCGGGCGCGGTCCTCGCCACGACCACGTCCTCGCTGCCCGTCGTCGCCTGCGCCCGCGCCACCTCGCGCCCGCAGGACGTGATCGGCATGCACTTCTTCAACCCGGCCCCCGCGATGAAGCTGGTCGAGGTCGTGCGCACGGTCCTGACCACCGACGACGTCCACGCCACGGCCCGCGAGGTGTGCACGAAGATCCGCAAGCACGCGGTGGACTGCGGCGACCGGGCCGGCTTCATCGTGAACGCGCTGCTCTTCCCGTACCTCAACAACGCGATCAAGATGGTGCAGGAGCACTACGCGACCCTCGACGACATCGACGCCGCGATGAAGCTGGGCGGCGGCTACCCGATGGGCCCCTTCGAGCTCCTCGACGTGGTCGGCCTGGACGTCTCCCTCGCCATCGAGAAGGTCCTGCACCGCGAGTTCCGCGACCCGGGCCTGGCCCCGGCGCCGCTCCTGGAACACCTCGTCGCTGCGGGCTGCCTGGGCCGCAAGACGGGGCGCGGCTTCCGCGAATATGCCCGGCGCTGA
- a CDS encoding TetR family transcriptional regulator, giving the protein MQYVHAMPKAAKSSRTPASPDAPESAAGSRAAAQRLKMRRELAAAAMELFSTKGYEATTVDEIAATAGVARRTFFRHFRSKEEAIFPDHDDTLIRAEAVLNAAPPHEHPLDTVCRGIKEVMKMYAASPAVSVERYRLTREVPTLREREIASVARYERLFTRYLLGHFDEQAHHDGNDDPLLAEVAASAVVTAHNHVLRRWLRAGGQGDVENQLDHAFAIVRRTFGTGIGAGRGPEPRSTPAASLAAQGEVLVTVARTDAPLHEVMRTIESALRERS; this is encoded by the coding sequence ATGCAGTACGTTCATGCCATGCCCAAGGCCGCCAAGTCATCCCGCACGCCCGCATCCCCCGACGCTCCCGAGAGCGCAGCCGGCTCTCGCGCCGCCGCACAGCGCCTCAAGATGCGCCGGGAACTGGCGGCCGCGGCGATGGAGCTCTTCTCCACCAAGGGCTACGAGGCGACGACCGTCGACGAGATCGCCGCGACGGCCGGGGTCGCGCGGCGGACCTTCTTCCGGCACTTCCGCTCCAAGGAAGAGGCGATCTTCCCGGACCACGACGACACGTTGATCCGCGCGGAGGCGGTGCTCAACGCGGCGCCGCCGCACGAGCATCCGCTGGACACGGTGTGCCGGGGCATCAAGGAAGTCATGAAGATGTACGCGGCCTCGCCGGCCGTGTCCGTGGAGCGCTACCGCCTGACCCGCGAGGTCCCGACGCTGCGGGAGCGCGAGATCGCGTCGGTGGCCCGCTACGAACGCCTCTTCACGCGCTACCTGCTCGGCCACTTCGACGAGCAGGCCCACCACGACGGCAACGACGACCCGCTGCTCGCGGAGGTCGCCGCGTCGGCCGTTGTCACGGCCCACAACCACGTGCTGCGGCGCTGGCTCCGGGCCGGGGGCCAGGGCGACGTGGAGAACCAGCTGGACCACGCCTTCGCGATCGTCCGCCGGACGTTCGGCACGGGGATCGGGGCGGGGCGCGGCCCCGAGCCCCGTTCGACCCCTGCGGCGTCGCTTGCCGCGCAGGGCGAGGTTCTGGTCACGGTGGCCCGTACCGATGCGCCTTTGCATGAGGTCATGCGCACGATCGAGTCGGCTCTGCGGGAACGTTCTTAA
- the ccrA gene encoding crotonyl-CoA carboxylase/reductase — protein sequence MKDILDAIQSPDSTPADFAALPLPDSYRAITVHKDEADMFEGLQTRDKDPRKSLHLDDVPVPELGPGEALVAVMASSVNYNSVWTSIFEPLSTFSFLERYGKLSELTKRHDLPYHVIGSDLAGVVLRTGPGVNAWKPGDEVVAHCLSVELESSDGHNDTMLDPEQRIWGFETNFGGLAEIALVKSNQLMPKPDHLSWEEAAAPGLVNSTAYRQLVSRNGAGMKQGDNVLIWGASGGLGSYATQFALAGGANPICVVSSEQKADICRSMGAEAIIDRNAEGYKFWKDEHTQDPKEWKRFGKRIREFTGGEDIDIVFEHPGRETFGASVYVTRKGGTITTCASTSGYMHEYDNRYLWMSLKRIIGSHFANYREAWEANRLIAKGKIHPTLSKVYSLEDTGQAAYDVHRNLHQGKVGVLALAPQEGLGVRDEEKRAQHIDAINRFRNI from the coding sequence GTGAAGGACATCCTGGACGCGATCCAGTCGCCGGACTCCACTCCCGCCGACTTCGCCGCACTCCCCCTCCCCGACTCGTACCGCGCGATCACCGTGCACAAGGACGAGGCGGACATGTTCGAGGGTCTTCAGACCCGCGACAAGGACCCCCGCAAGTCGCTGCACCTGGACGACGTGCCGGTGCCCGAACTCGGCCCGGGCGAGGCCCTGGTGGCCGTCATGGCCAGCTCGGTCAACTACAACTCGGTCTGGACCTCGATCTTCGAGCCGCTGTCGACCTTCAGCTTCCTGGAGCGCTACGGCAAGCTCAGCGAGCTCACCAAGCGCCACGACCTGCCGTACCACGTGATCGGCTCCGACCTCGCGGGCGTCGTGCTGCGCACCGGCCCCGGCGTCAACGCCTGGAAGCCCGGCGACGAGGTCGTCGCGCACTGCCTCTCCGTCGAGCTGGAGTCGAGCGACGGCCACAACGACACGATGCTCGACCCCGAGCAGCGCATCTGGGGCTTCGAGACCAACTTCGGCGGCCTCGCCGAGATCGCGCTCGTCAAGTCCAACCAACTCATGCCGAAGCCCGACCACTTGAGCTGGGAGGAGGCCGCGGCTCCCGGTCTGGTCAACTCGACCGCGTACCGCCAGCTCGTCTCGCGCAACGGCGCCGGCATGAAGCAGGGCGACAACGTGCTGATCTGGGGCGCGAGCGGCGGACTCGGCTCCTACGCCACGCAGTTCGCGCTCGCCGGCGGCGCCAACCCGATCTGTGTCGTGTCCAGCGAGCAGAAGGCGGACATCTGCCGGTCCATGGGCGCCGAGGCGATCATCGACCGCAACGCCGAGGGCTACAAGTTCTGGAAGGACGAGCACACCCAGGACCCGAAGGAGTGGAAGCGCTTCGGCAAGCGCATCCGCGAGTTCACCGGCGGCGAGGACATCGACATCGTCTTCGAGCACCCCGGCCGCGAGACCTTCGGCGCCTCGGTGTACGTCACCCGCAAGGGCGGCACCATCACCACCTGCGCCTCCACCTCCGGCTACATGCACGAGTACGACAACCGCTACCTGTGGATGTCCCTGAAGCGCATCATCGGCTCGCACTTCGCCAACTACCGCGAGGCCTGGGAGGCCAACCGCCTGATCGCGAAGGGGAAGATCCACCCGACACTGTCGAAGGTGTACTCCCTGGAGGACACCGGGCAGGCCGCGTACGACGTGCACCGCAACCTCCACCAGGGCAAGGTCGGCGTCCTCGCCCTCGCCCCGCAGGAGGGCCTGGGCGTGCGCGACGAGGAGAAGCGCGCCCAGCACATCGACGCCATCAACCGCTTCCGCAACATCTGA